Proteins from a genomic interval of Zingiber officinale cultivar Zhangliang chromosome 1B, Zo_v1.1, whole genome shotgun sequence:
- the LOC121978179 gene encoding probable BOI-related E3 ubiquitin-protein ligase 3, translating into MAVEAHHLPLFASQLLGNQEIVSGIDQDQSNIHDMQLLGYAGPLLPVGDSSALLTSENGGLYGKRPRESFSFIGEDFSSNVQQQLLHLDRLILNHVAKVRMELAQRLRRILATAEEAASKRLKEKDEEVERERKVTLALEERVKSLCVENQMWRELARSSEAVALALRADLERTLAATVKAQAAAAEDAESCCCGDSEEEARRACRCCGEREPEVLLLPCRHLCVCAACGPAVATCPVCDCRKNGSVLVNLS; encoded by the exons ATGGCTGTTGAAGCTCATCATCTTCCTCTCTTCGCTTCACAACTTCTAGGAAACCA GGAAATTGTTTCGGGTATCGATCAGGATCAATCAAATATCCACGACATGCAATTATTGGGATACGCCGGACCTTTGCTCCCCGTCGGCGACTCATCTGCTCTGCTTACCTCCGAGAACGGCGGCCTCTACGGGAAGCGGCCTCGCGAGAGCTTCTCCTTCATCGGAGAGGATTTCTCCTCCAACGTCCAGCAGCAGTTGCTCCACCTCGACCGCCTCATCCTTAATCAT GTTGCGAAGGTGAGGATGGAGCTGGCGCAGCGGCTGAGGCGGATCCTGGCGACGGCGGAGGAAGCGGCGTCGAAGCGACTGAAGGAGAAGGACGAGGAGGTGGAGCGGGAGCGGAAGGTCACCTTGGCGCTGGAGGAGCGCGTCAAGAGCCTCTGCGTCGAGAACCAAATGTGGCGGGAATTGGCGCGGAGCAGCGAGGCGGTCGCCCTGGCGCTGCGGGCCGACCTCGAGCGGACGTTGGCGGCGACGGTGAAGGCGCAGGCTGCGGCGGCGGAGGACGCCGAGTCCTGCTGTTGCGGCGACAGCGAGGAGGAGGCGAGGAGGGCGTGCCGGTGCTGCGGGGAGAGGGAGCCGGAAGTGCTGCTGCTTCCCTGCCGGCATCTCTGCGTCTGCGCCGCCTGCGGCCCGGCGGTGGCCACCTGCCCCGTCTGTGACTGCCGGAAAAACGGCAGTGTGCTTGTCAACTTGTCTTAA